One window from the genome of Chloroflexota bacterium encodes:
- a CDS encoding mandelate racemase, with the protein MKDKPKITRLEIHRFDYQLKDLALLPGHTIFAYEPGATMTLKAHALKIITDEGVTGEYVGSWAATDWMAIPEYGHILIGRNALDREGIYNDLKLELRQRARLGLSQLDIALWDLAGKFYGAPIYELLGGNRINLPCYASTHTADNHQGGLNSPEAFADFAEQCLEMGYPGFKIHPWADAPMAQHVATIHAVGKRVGGKMDLMLDPYCALKTFGDALKAGWACDEEKFFWWEDPFRDGGISAFAHRKLRQLVKTPLLQLEHVRGLEQHVDFIVADGTDFVRGDPDIDGGITGVMKIAHAAEGFGLDVEMHAPAGPERRHLMAAIHNMNYYEMALVHPKAPFAPQAPVFKGDYKDGLDAIDKNGCVQVPQGPGLGVEYDWDYITKHSQGVKVID; encoded by the coding sequence ATGAAGGACAAACCCAAAATCACGAGACTGGAAATCCACCGGTTTGACTATCAACTCAAAGACCTGGCCCTGCTTCCCGGTCATACCATCTTTGCCTACGAACCGGGCGCAACCATGACCCTGAAGGCCCACGCTCTCAAAATCATTACCGACGAAGGAGTCACCGGGGAGTATGTGGGTTCATGGGCGGCTACTGATTGGATGGCTATCCCTGAATACGGGCACATTTTGATAGGGCGGAATGCTCTGGACCGGGAAGGAATATACAACGACCTCAAGCTGGAACTGCGACAGCGTGCCCGTCTGGGGCTGAGCCAGCTGGACATCGCCCTGTGGGACCTGGCCGGAAAGTTCTACGGGGCTCCCATTTACGAGCTTCTAGGTGGCAATCGGATTAATCTTCCCTGTTATGCCAGCACGCATACCGCAGATAATCACCAGGGAGGGCTGAATAGCCCCGAGGCCTTTGCTGATTTCGCCGAGCAGTGCCTGGAGATGGGGTATCCCGGATTCAAAATACATCCCTGGGCGGATGCGCCGATGGCGCAGCATGTGGCCACGATACACGCTGTGGGCAAGCGCGTCGGCGGCAAAATGGACTTAATGCTCGACCCCTACTGTGCCCTCAAAACATTCGGTGATGCGCTTAAGGCAGGCTGGGCCTGTGACGAAGAGAAATTCTTCTGGTGGGAGGACCCGTTCCGGGATGGCGGCATCTCAGCCTTTGCCCATCGCAAGCTGAGACAGCTGGTGAAGACGCCCCTTTTACAGCTAGAGCATGTGCGTGGCCTGGAGCAGCATGTCGACTTCATCGTGGCGGATGGCACCGACTTCGTGCGCGGCGACCCTGACATCGACGGTGGTATCACCGGCGTGATGAAAATAGCCCACGCCGCCGAAGGCTTTGGCCTCGATGTGGAGATGCACGCCCCGGCCGGTCCCGAACGGCGCCACCTGATGGCGGCGATACACAATATGAACTACTACGAGATGGCGCTGGTCCACCCCAAAGCGCCCTTCGCTCCACAGGCACCTGTCTTCAAGGGCGACTACAAGGACGGTCTGGATGCCATCGATAAGAACGGCTGCGTTCAGGTGCCCCAGGGGCCCGGGCTGGGTGTGGAGTATGACTGGGACTATATCACCAAGCACAGCCAGGGCGTGAAGGTAATCGATTAG
- a CDS encoding DUF362 domain-containing protein, giving the protein MSKVSIVRVENDYYDALLQALDGVGEKPVARGDCVLIKPNLYEPSALDSGEITSPRVVEAVARYCLDAGAGRVIIGEGPSYYQSESRLRPCFTQTGISEVADRLGIEWVLFDEHKYRTFKNISKATPDEFQVTEYAFACDKLLNVPVLKTHYQTTVTLAMKNLKGCLKREDKPRFHSKDLDGAIVELNKIVRPTINIIDATARTIGSVGSSYRGQPIGVRLLLTSTDAVAVDAVGTALMGIDPNDVPTVTLGAAAGLGENDLTKIDIIGEELKRLNFKVKLPQEQLRQSFPQLEITGTERACSGCLIPLLSNLLLLSERGARLEMPLRICVGTEPDIPEDRDCLLVGDCAIIEGGEEARCITGCPPDREEIRQRLAAFFE; this is encoded by the coding sequence ATGAGCAAGGTTTCAATCGTCAGAGTCGAAAACGACTATTATGATGCCCTTCTTCAGGCACTCGACGGCGTTGGGGAAAAACCGGTGGCAAGGGGAGATTGCGTGCTCATAAAGCCCAACCTTTACGAGCCCAGCGCTCTCGACAGCGGTGAGATAACCAGTCCCAGAGTGGTCGAAGCGGTGGCCAGGTACTGCCTCGATGCCGGCGCAGGCAGGGTGATTATCGGGGAGGGGCCGAGCTATTACCAGTCGGAGTCACGCCTCAGGCCCTGCTTTACCCAGACCGGCATCAGCGAGGTCGCCGACCGCCTGGGCATCGAGTGGGTGCTTTTTGACGAGCACAAATATCGAACTTTTAAGAATATCTCAAAGGCCACGCCTGATGAATTCCAGGTGACGGAATACGCCTTCGCCTGCGATAAGCTGCTCAACGTGCCGGTGCTGAAAACGCATTACCAGACCACGGTCACGCTGGCGATGAAGAACCTGAAGGGCTGCCTGAAACGCGAGGACAAGCCCCGCTTCCATTCCAAAGACCTGGATGGAGCTATCGTCGAGCTGAACAAGATTGTCAGGCCCACAATCAACATTATAGATGCCACCGCCAGGACCATCGGCAGCGTCGGCTCTTCCTACCGCGGCCAGCCCATCGGTGTGCGCCTGCTACTCACCAGCACCGACGCGGTGGCTGTGGACGCTGTCGGCACCGCCCTCATGGGCATCGACCCCAACGATGTGCCAACGGTAACCCTGGGCGCGGCTGCCGGACTGGGGGAAAACGACCTGACCAAAATAGATATCATCGGCGAAGAGCTGAAACGGCTGAATTTTAAAGTCAAGCTGCCGCAGGAGCAGCTGCGTCAGAGTTTCCCGCAGCTGGAAATAACCGGCACGGAGAGAGCGTGCAGCGGCTGCCTCATCCCGCTGCTTTCAAATTTATTACTTTTAAGTGAGCGTGGCGCAAGGCTTGAAATGCCGCTGCGTATCTGCGTGGGTACCGAACCTGATATTCCTGAAGACAGGGACTGCCTGCTGGTCGGCGACTGTGCCATCATCGAGGGTGGGGAAGAGGCAAGATGTATCACCGGCTGCCCGCCTGACCGTGAAGAAATTCGCCAGCGTCTGGCCGCCTTTTTCGAATGA